The following nucleotide sequence is from Raphanus sativus cultivar WK10039 unplaced genomic scaffold, ASM80110v3 Scaffold3444, whole genome shotgun sequence.
AGACAAGTTTCTACAGATCTCTGCAACCCTCGAACAAGTTCTTGACCTAAATAAAACAAGATTTGAAGATGTAGTAGGACGTCTCAAGGCGTTTGAAGAGCGTTGCCGAGAAAAGAGCGAATGAAAACAGAAAAGATTGAAGAGCAAGGGAATCTTCTCTACTCTGATCATGGAAACAGAGGGAGAGGACGAGAGGAAACAGAGGTCGTGGCAgagaaggaagaggaagagggcgAGGCAGAAGCAGCAACTCATAcgagaaaaaggagaaaagagACTACTCACAGATTGAATGTTTAACTGTCATAAGAAAGGTCACTTCGCATCTGTTTGCACCGAGAAGAAGGATGATCAGGAGCTTAACAAGACTGAGACAGAAGCAGCAGAAGTAGCACTTTACTTACACGAACTAGTGTATCTGAATGAAGAAAAGGTAATGCCTAAAACACTTAAACCAAGCAAGACTGATGATAAGAGTTGGTTCCTTGACAACGGAGCTAGCAATCATATGACAGGAGAGAAGTCCTACTTCTCAGAACTCAACGAAAATATAAAAGGCAAAGTAAAGTTTGGAGATGGTTCATGTGTGAAGATAGAAGGTAAAGGATCAATTCTCTTTGAAGCAAAGACAAGAGAACAGAAGCTTCTTACGGATGTATACTACATACCAGACCTAAGAAGTAACATACTCAGTCTCGGTCAAGCCACTGAACAAGGTTGCGATGTAAGGATGAAAGACAATTACTTGACTTTAAGAGATCCAAACGGGAGACTATTAGTGAAAGTACTAAGATCAGCTAATCGACTCTACAAGATATCTCTCAAAGTAGGTAAACCTACTTGTCTTCTCTCAAAGATAAGTGAAGAACCGTGGAGATGGCACGCTCGTCTCGGACATATTAGCTTCAAGACGATACGAAGTATGGCAACACAGGAGATGGTTTTAGGCTTACCAGATATCAGCGAAGTAAAACAGTTGTGTGATTCTTGTCTCGTTGGTAAACAGACAAGACACAGCTTTCCCTCTGCAACTCAGTACAGATCAAAGCAAGTCTTAGAGTTGTTACACGCCGATCTCTGTGGGCCAATCACTCCAGCAACCTTGGGGCAAAACAGATATATATTTGTCATTATAGATGACAACACGAGATTCATGTGGTCTATATTACtcaaagagaaaggagaagctttTGAGAAATTTAAGACCTTCAAAGCACTCGTGGAGAAAGAAGTAAACAAAGCTATTATAACACTCAGAACAGACCGGGGAGGGGAGTTTACTTCAAGAGACTTCTCTCAGTTTTGCAGTGACAATGGCATCAGAAGACACTTAACAGCACCATACACCCCTCAACAAAACGGTGTTGTTGAGAGGAGAAACCGAACTTTAATGGAGATGACGAGAAGTATGTTGAAAGCTATGAAAGTACCCAACTATATGTGGGGTGAAGCAGTTCGACACGCAACGTACTTGATCAACCGGGTTCCTACTAGAGTTTTGAAAAATCAAACTCCTTATGAATGTCTAAAGGGAAGAAAGCCAAGTATCGGACATATAAGAGTTTTTGGTTGCTTAGCTTACGCGAAGATCGATTCAGTTCTACTAAGGAAGCTCGACGATAGATCACAATGTCTTGTTCATCTAGGTATTGAACCCGGATCGAAAGCTTACCGTTTATACAATCCAAGCACCAAGAAAATAATAGTAAGCCGCGATGTGAAGTTTGATGAGGAGAAACATTGGAACTGGAATAGAGGAAAGCAAGAAGATTCTGGTATGTTTCACATGACGTGGGGAACTAGTATAAACAAAGGAAAGGGTCCATTCATTATCTCACAGGAAGAAAATACAGAGGCTCAAACCGAAGCTGAAACAGAGCAAAACGAAACAGAACAGCTCGAAACAGAGCAACACGAAACAGAGCCGGTAGATGAAAGTGAGAACAATGAACCAAGGAGATCAACGCGACAGACGAAGACTCCGAGTTATCTAGACGACTACTTACTACTTGCCAAGATCGAGTGTGAACTACTCCTACTCTCCATCAATGACGAACCAGCAACATATCGAGAAGCAAAGAAACATGTTCGTTGGACAAGAGCATGTAAGGATGAGATAGATTCTATCAATAAGAATAAGACATGGACATTGGTAGATAAACCTCAAGGAGTTAAAGTCATCGGTCTAAAGTGGATTTTTAAGATCAAGAGGAATGCGGATGGAACAATCAACAAATTCAAAGCGAGACTAGTAGCGAAAGGATATGTGCAAGAACACGGAATAGACTTTGAAGAAGTGTTCGCTCCAGTAGCTCGCTTAGAGACAATCCGACTTCTAGTCAGTTTAGCATCTGCAAACAACTGGGAGATTCACCACTTGGACGTCAAAACGGCATTCTTGCACGGAGAGCTAAACGAAGATGTCTATGTTAGTCAGCCTGAGGGATTTGAaaaagagggagaagaagagaaagtttTCAAACTCTCTAAGGCATTATATGGACTAAGGCAAGCTCCTCGCGCTTGGAATACTAAGCTCGATCAGATACTTAAGAAGCTAAGGTTTAAAAGGTGTGCAAAGGAGAGTTCGGTAtacagaagagaagaaagagacgaGCTACTCATCATCGCCATCTATGTTGATGACCTTTTTGTTACAGGAAACTCTACCAAGATAATCAAGGAGTTCAAAGCTTCAATGTCAAAACAGTTTGAGATGTCTGATCTCGGGTTATTAACCTATTATCTAGGTATTGAAGTAAAGCAAAGTTCAACTGGAATCATCATTAAACAAGAAGCATACGCAAGGCGTATACTAGAGGAAGCAGGTTTGGCCGACTGTAATCCAAACAGCATTCCAATGGAGTTCGGCTTACAACTATCCAAGGCAATGGAAGAACCGGAAGTTGACGCTACTCAATATCGAAGAAGGATTGGATGTTTAAGGTATCTGATGCATACTAGACCTGACATGGCATTCTCAGTTGGGATTCTAAGCAGGTACATGCAGTCACCAAGAGAGTCACACGGAAACGCCTTGAAGCAAGTATTGCGTTATCTACAAGGAACTCTCGGGCACGGTCTTGAGTTCAAGCGAGGAAGAACACAGAAGCTTGTAGGCTTTAGTGACAGCAGTCACAACACGGATCCGGATGATGGTAGGAGTACTACAGGTTACTTATTTTGCTTAGGAGAAACACCAATAACATGGTGCTCTCAGAAACAAGACACGGTAGCTTTGTCATCCTGCGAAGCCGAATTCATGGCTGCAACGGAAGCAGCTAAACAAGCTATCTGGCTACAAGACTTGTTAAGTGAAGTAACAGGAAAAGAGATGGAGAAGACAATGATCTTGGTCGACAACAAATCGGCTATATCACTGGCTAAGAATCCGGTTCTTCACCGAAGAAGCAAACACATCCACAAGAGGTTTCACTTCATTAGAGAGTGTGTTGAACGCAATCTCATTGACGTTGAACACATACCCGGATCAAGACAAAAGGCAGACATTTTAACAAAAGCTCTAGCAAAGAACAAGTTTAAAGAAATGCGAGAGATGATTCAAGTTCAAGATTTCCTAGAAGATGGTTTGAAGCTTAAGAGGGagaatgttggataagcttcaagaGATAACTTAAGAAACAAGTTATTCTAAAGTAAAGATGAATAACTAATAGGTTTAGGATAAAGATAAAGATTCCTAGATTCAATTGTAATAGGATAAGTCAAGTAGTTTCTATTacctatatatagagatcaAAAGTGTAAGAAGATCTCAAGAAAGAAAAGTGTAAGAAAGCAAAGgaagattaataaaacaaagagaACGTTTTATTAACTTGTGTTCATATtcactataatatatatataccatccGAGGTAGAGAGAATCGCCTAGAAAAATAGCACTCATAACAACCGCTATTAAAATCGACAGTGGCTTAAATATCGCTAAGTAAAGAGGTCCTTTGTAACGCACTGTCCATGAGTGAATCACGTAGTAAACTGGAGTGAATATTCCCTGAAATGGTTTACGAGTAAAATATGTTAAGACAAAAACAAAGGAAGTTTTATTTAACATTTGAAACTCAATATAGAGCGTACCATCGTTACGATGCTTGTCAAAGTAATATCGAATCTAATGATCCAAATGCTTGGATTATTCTTCTCGACTACGAGTCCAGTCAACGAGGTCAAGATTGAAACACACAAGGAATAGAAAAAGGAGACTGTAAATGCTGCTGGATATTCAGTCATTATATGTGCCTGCCCAATGTCATTGTACAGTACATATTGCAATGAATTGATGTTTGATATatgagaaaaaattatataggtTAAACGGATAACTAATTAGTTGACTTggtatagtttagaatacaatttaataacatttttttaatctaacagTCACTGAAGTAATCATAATGGTACCTGAAGTATGAAAGAAATAGAAACGAAGATGTCTTTAATGGTAAGAAGACATCCACCGATTATCCAATCAGAATTTGAAGAAGATAACGACGGAGAAAGCGGACGGAAGTTTAGGTACGGTGGAGAAGATGCAACAAAGACACGTGGACCGTGGTAGAGAACCACCACAAGTGCACCTACTAATGACAATATTGTCCCCATCACTTTGGCTACACTGCTCCTTTCTTTCAAATTTACTTTCTCCATTCTTTtttcacaaattaaaaaaattaatgattctGTCACATTTTAttccaattatttttaaatcatatagtatttttgtataaatggCAAAAACAAAAGGATGGCTTCCAAAAAAGCCGATATATACGCATCTTGTCTAATAATGCAAGCAGCCTAGTTAGATAAGTATATggggttgacaaaaaaaaagatataagtATATGGGACCAATGAACAGCAGCTTGTTGTTCACCACAAAGTAGGACTGTGACTTGTGCGATAGTGATATATAAACTTATTATTTACCGAACCTGAATAAATGTATTCATcgaaagaaaggaaaaataaaactaaatatatgcATTAACTGTTTTTGAGAATTATATGTGCATTAAATATTCCTTTAATAAACCAAGTATTACGcgtttaacaaaaaatattttcgtaTTTTCTTCGgttaaaaatcacaaaatactATTTCACCCGTTTCAAAATGatctatgttttagaaaaataaatattttttaaaaattcatgttttatATTATCAATGTATGTTataataacaaatttaaaaatttaaaaatattaattatatttactgaattttgattggctaaaaattatagaaaataggtaaatacagaaaataatgtatttattgtgtttttttaataagtgtgaaaactCTAGAATATACTACATTATTTCAAAACGGAAAAATActtgattgaaaaaaaattcaatgaaatatataaaatctggTAAGTCAAATAGTTTCTAAATTATCATACCAGAATTTAATTTTGTAGCTGAGACAGTGGTAGTGGTGTGATAGTTGGCACTAGAAATTAGCTAATTATTAACAACTTGGTTAACGTATATTGTGGTATCTGATAGTAAAGAAATTTACATTTAGTTGATTTGAATCAAAATTCAGTTTTAAGTTGCTTATTACAATTTACTCTAACTAAGCTTAAAACAGTTATTACCATTTTGACTCATTAACAAGATATAATGATGAAGTCTTTTTTTTAAGTATCAGAAATCaactgcaaaagaaaaagaaaaacctgaAGATAATGGCGAGGATAAAGGTAAGAGCAGGAGTGATATTGCTAATAGCGGAAGCTAAGGTTGGGTTGCTGTATTTAACGCCTATGTACCCTGTGATCACATACATtgaactataaaaaaaaacaaaattatattagcAAAACTTCAAGTGAACACTTTAAGTGAAAGTTCCATATTCATAACTGAAAGAAGAATTGTGTTGGATTTACCCTAATAGTCCAAGAAGTCCTATCTTAGAAAGTATTGAGAAACTTAGTGGAGGAAGTGATCTTGACCTGTTAAAAATACATACACAATCCAATGAAATCAACAATAAATGGTTACGAACTCCCATAAAGTGATTAGAAACCTGTTGGAGAAGAAATGagaaggaagaaggagaagagaagcaagaaGATAAGAATAGCCTAGGAAAGCGTAAGAGTTGAGTCCCTTTGAAGTCGCTGCTTTGAACAGAGTATTCATTCCGACAATACCAGTTTCGGACGCAAGCATGGCCGTCAAGAACACGGCCTCTCTCCGCCAGAGACTTACGGCTCCAGCCATTATTGGAAATGATAAGAATTCGTAGTATTGAACGAGAGTCTTTGATTTCTTAttcctctctttttctctctttatgCTATTATTGGAAAAAGAACGAAAAGTCGTTTTGTGGTCCCTAAGTGTCGGTTTTGTACTTTAAAATGTTCCTTCTTGGAATATTTGAAAGGTACTAAGAAGATGGTGGTATAGCAGTTTAAGGAGTTTGGCTCTTTCATGCTTTAGGTTTAATCTCTTTTTACAATGGAGAATATTATTGTACATTAAAACATTTAAGTGATttttcaatattaaaaagatatttgaaaGAACAATGATTACGCGACtccaaaacatttataaaaaattcatgCTAAATTGAAAAAGAAACTCATTATTCTGCCAAACATACACGATTGAATTGTACATAACTATTTTTGTTTGTCATCTAAAATTCATTGGTTTGTTATGCGTGCACTAGGTTATGTAATTTTGATTAGAAGAAACTTGATTCCTAAAATTAAAGATCACATTTGTATcgtcaaataaattaaaagactTTTACATATCAAATTTTCATACACAAATATAGAGAGATGTATTGACTGGTTGATGATACTTATACATGCTCATCGTTCTTGTAACTTTCCAAGAGAGGAGCCTTCTGTGAACCTGGTGGAGAATCAAGGTCAGCTTCGTTAGCATCCTCGTTATTAGCCTTGTTGTCATCTTCGACTAAGGCCACTTCCTTGGCTTTGCCCCACATCACCGTGTAAAACCCCATGGTTATTACCGTTGCCCCTATCAAGCTGAGGCCAATAACATTCAGCACACAGtcacaaatgaaaataaaagagtTAACTAAAGCAGAAAAAGATTGATAAAAAGCGATTTGAGCGGGTGATATGACTTGAAAGTATATGTGTTGAGGTCTGAACTTACTATTCAGCTTATTAAAACTAATCTTCCATTCACTAGTTACTAGTATACTACTAGACTGGATTTGGATGTACATCG
It contains:
- the LOC130506595 gene encoding WAT1-related protein At3g28100-like, with the translated sequence MAGAVSLWRREAVFLTAMLASETGIVGMNTLFKAATSKGLNSYAFLGYSYLLASLLLLPSHFFSNRSRSLPPLSFSILSKIGLLGLLGSMYVITGYIGVKYSNPTLASAISNITPALTFILAIIFRMEKVNLKERSSVAKVMGTILSLVGALVVVLYHGPRVFVASSPPYLNFRPLSPSLSSSNSDWIIGGCLLTIKDIFVSISFILQAHIMTEYPAAFTVSFFYSLCVSILTSLTGLVVEKNNPSIWIIRFDITLTSIVTMGIFTPVYYVIHSWTVRYKGPLYLAIFKPLSILIAVVMSAIFLGDSLYLGWYIYIIVNMNTS